The following proteins come from a genomic window of Corallococcus sp. NCRR:
- the coxB gene encoding cytochrome c oxidase subunit II: MNELLRRLFFLPEQGSTFAVKVDHLHYVLLLTTFAVAVGIGAVGLFFLVRYRRRTASDPTPRVVAAPWMEALFIGVPLSLFLLWFVLGFKQFVWVMSPPQDSLDVYVTAKQWMWKFTYPGGPSAIDTLVVPAGRPVRLLLTSRDVIHSFYVPDFRMKRDAIPGRYTDLWFEAPKPGRHQVLCAEYCGLDHSQMRGEVVVLSPSDFEAWRDAQRRNLPVAALPGARTPESMAVRGERVAAAQGCLQCHTVTGAPHIGPTWLGLYGRTEPLEGGGAVLADEAYLTESMMDPLAKVVAGYAPVMPGYHSRLSAEDTGALVEFIKSLRPLRPGVTAAEEPVYVPTGR; the protein is encoded by the coding sequence ATGAACGAGCTGCTGCGCCGCCTCTTCTTCCTCCCGGAGCAGGGCTCCACCTTCGCGGTGAAGGTGGACCACCTGCACTACGTCCTGCTCCTCACCACGTTCGCGGTGGCGGTGGGCATTGGCGCCGTCGGCCTGTTCTTCCTCGTGCGCTACCGCCGGCGCACGGCGTCCGACCCCACGCCGCGCGTGGTGGCGGCTCCGTGGATGGAGGCGCTGTTCATCGGCGTGCCGCTGTCGCTGTTCCTGCTCTGGTTCGTCCTGGGCTTCAAACAGTTCGTCTGGGTGATGAGCCCGCCCCAGGACTCGCTGGACGTGTACGTCACCGCCAAGCAGTGGATGTGGAAGTTCACCTATCCCGGGGGGCCGAGCGCCATCGACACGCTGGTGGTGCCTGCGGGCCGGCCCGTGCGGCTGCTCCTCACTTCGAGGGACGTCATCCATTCCTTCTACGTGCCGGACTTCCGCATGAAGCGGGACGCGATCCCCGGCCGCTACACCGACCTCTGGTTCGAAGCGCCGAAGCCCGGACGCCATCAGGTGCTGTGCGCGGAGTACTGCGGGCTGGACCACTCGCAAATGCGCGGGGAGGTGGTGGTGCTCTCGCCCTCGGACTTCGAGGCGTGGCGGGACGCGCAGCGCCGCAACCTGCCCGTGGCCGCGCTGCCCGGCGCCCGCACCCCGGAGTCCATGGCCGTCCGAGGCGAACGCGTCGCCGCCGCGCAGGGGTGCCTGCAATGCCACACCGTGACGGGCGCGCCGCACATCGGCCCCACGTGGCTGGGGCTCTATGGCAGGACGGAGCCGCTCGAGGGCGGCGGCGCCGTGCTCGCGGACGAGGCGTACCTCACCGAGTCCATGATGGATCCGCTGGCGAAGGTCGTGGCCGGCTACGCGCCCGTGATGCCCGGCTATCACAGCCGGTTGAGCGCGGAGGACACCGGCGCGCTCGTGGAGTTCATCAAGTCCCTGCGTCCCCTGCGCCCGGGAGTCACCGCGGCCGAGGAGCCCGTCTATGTTCCCACCGGCCGCTGA
- a CDS encoding SMI1/KNR4 family protein, producing the protein MTELLEEVSRHHFPNPPATPDQLEAFEARMGWRLDPDMRAFYLHCDGAKLFDRIDPDFHFLPLAMIRRARTVMLQDDSDRSGPASWYVACALHDSNYVLVDVGQQAGGRYPIIDGYREAFPDPYYCTQIANSFSEFLAGALHSERRWFWLREED; encoded by the coding sequence ATGACCGAGCTGCTGGAGGAGGTGTCACGGCACCACTTCCCCAATCCACCCGCGACGCCCGATCAACTCGAGGCGTTCGAAGCCCGGATGGGATGGCGGCTGGACCCGGACATGCGCGCGTTCTACCTGCACTGCGACGGCGCGAAGCTGTTCGACCGCATCGACCCGGACTTCCACTTCCTCCCGCTGGCCATGATTCGCCGCGCACGGACGGTCATGCTCCAGGACGACAGCGACAGGTCCGGTCCCGCGTCCTGGTACGTCGCGTGCGCACTCCACGACAGCAACTACGTCCTCGTGGACGTGGGCCAGCAAGCCGGCGGGCGCTACCCCATCATCGACGGTTACCGGGAAGCGTTCCCAGACCCGTACTACTGCACACAGATCGCCAACTCCTTCTCGGAGTTCCTTGCCGGCGCGCTCCACTCCGAAAGACGTTGGTTCTGGCTTCGGGAAGAGGACTGA
- a CDS encoding cytochrome C oxidase subunit IV family protein, translated as MTEDTVEKPGRQLGVAGVLIVGAVLLALTALTYGLHKLPHGAWSLPVALIIAGAKGLLIALFYMHLREQRASNGLVLITSVVFVAVLLAVCVLETRTRFRPTIPPGPFPVEALPGAMEDPRSARPPEPAGPREP; from the coding sequence GTGACCGAGGACACGGTGGAGAAGCCGGGGCGTCAGCTGGGCGTGGCGGGCGTGCTCATCGTGGGCGCGGTGCTACTCGCGCTGACGGCGCTGACGTACGGGCTGCACAAGCTGCCGCACGGCGCGTGGTCGCTCCCGGTGGCGCTGATCATCGCGGGAGCGAAGGGGCTGCTCATCGCCCTCTTCTACATGCACTTGCGAGAGCAGCGCGCGAGCAACGGGCTGGTGCTCATCACGTCGGTGGTGTTCGTGGCGGTGTTGCTGGCGGTGTGCGTGCTGGAGACGCGCACGCGCTTCCGTCCCACGATTCCCCCGGGCCCGTTCCCGGTGGAGGCGCTGCCGGGCGCGATGGAGGACCCACGGAGCGCGAGGCCACCGGAGCCCGCGGGGCCCCGGGAGCCGTGA
- a CDS encoding cbb3-type cytochrome c oxidase subunit I, whose product MFPPAAESYLSDGRTVWSWLTTHDHKRIGVMFLGLTLFFFLLGGLFALALRIELLTPGRTVMGHLAYNRMFTLHGVTMVWLFMIPAIPSAFGNFLVPLMIGARDVAFPRLNLASVYLYVLGASVALWGMFEGGADTGWTFYTPYSTTTGTAVLPVLMGVFIIGFSTILTGLNFIATVHTLRAPGLTWMKVPLFVWAIYGTSIIQVLATPVLGMVLLLVALERVVGAGIFDPARGGDPILFQHLFWFYSHPAVYIMVLPSMGVISEAVSAFSRKNAFSYRMIVYSTLGIAFVGFFTWGHHMFASGQSTFGSGAFGAMSMLVAIFTAIKIFSWLGTLYRGSIAIESPLIYTLGFMFFLFFGGMIGVAYATTSLNLHWHDTYSVVAHFHFIMVGATVMAFLAALHYWFPKMFGRCFPTKLANGAAVLIIFGFIATFVPQFLLGNLGMPRRYADYPPHFQSLHVASTAGASLLAFGFLAIAGYLAWSLRHGAVAGDNPWGSEGFEWRSASPPPTHNFTTTPEYPTGPHEYAREEVPHAA is encoded by the coding sequence ATGTTCCCACCGGCCGCTGAGTCCTACCTGTCGGACGGGCGCACCGTGTGGTCGTGGCTCACGACGCACGACCACAAGCGCATCGGGGTGATGTTCCTGGGGCTGACGCTCTTCTTCTTCTTGCTGGGTGGCCTGTTCGCGCTGGCGCTGCGCATCGAACTGCTCACGCCCGGCCGCACCGTGATGGGCCACCTGGCGTACAACCGGATGTTCACGCTCCACGGCGTCACCATGGTGTGGCTGTTCATGATTCCGGCCATCCCGTCCGCCTTCGGCAACTTCCTGGTGCCGCTGATGATTGGCGCCCGGGACGTGGCCTTCCCCCGGCTCAACCTGGCGTCCGTGTACCTCTACGTGCTGGGCGCCAGCGTCGCGCTGTGGGGCATGTTCGAGGGCGGCGCGGACACGGGCTGGACCTTCTACACGCCCTACAGCACGACCACGGGCACGGCGGTGCTGCCGGTGCTGATGGGCGTGTTCATCATCGGGTTCTCCACCATCCTCACCGGGCTCAACTTCATCGCCACGGTGCACACGCTGAGGGCGCCGGGCCTCACGTGGATGAAGGTGCCGCTGTTCGTCTGGGCCATCTACGGCACGTCCATCATCCAGGTGCTGGCCACGCCGGTGCTGGGCATGGTGCTGCTGCTGGTGGCGCTGGAGCGGGTGGTGGGCGCGGGCATCTTCGACCCCGCGCGCGGGGGAGACCCCATCCTCTTCCAGCACCTGTTCTGGTTCTACAGCCACCCGGCCGTCTACATCATGGTGCTGCCGTCCATGGGCGTCATCAGCGAGGCGGTGTCCGCCTTCAGCCGCAAGAACGCCTTCAGCTACCGGATGATTGTGTATTCCACGCTGGGCATCGCGTTCGTGGGGTTCTTCACCTGGGGCCACCACATGTTCGCGTCCGGCCAGTCCACCTTCGGCTCGGGCGCGTTCGGCGCCATGTCGATGCTGGTGGCCATCTTCACGGCGATCAAAATCTTCTCCTGGCTGGGCACGCTCTACCGGGGCTCCATCGCCATCGAGTCGCCGCTCATCTACACGCTGGGGTTCATGTTCTTCCTCTTCTTCGGGGGGATGATTGGCGTGGCGTACGCGACCACGTCGTTGAACCTGCACTGGCACGACACGTACTCGGTGGTGGCGCACTTCCACTTCATCATGGTGGGGGCGACGGTGATGGCGTTCCTGGCGGCGCTGCACTACTGGTTCCCGAAGATGTTCGGCAGGTGCTTCCCCACGAAGCTGGCCAACGGCGCAGCGGTGTTGATCATCTTCGGCTTCATCGCCACGTTCGTGCCGCAGTTCCTGCTGGGGAACCTGGGGATGCCCCGGCGGTACGCGGACTATCCGCCGCACTTCCAGTCACTGCACGTGGCGTCCACGGCGGGCGCGTCCCTGCTGGCGTTCGGGTTCCTGGCCATCGCGGGGTATCTGGCGTGGAGCCTCCGCCATGGCGCGGTCGCGGGAGACAACCCCTGGGGCAGCGAGGGCTTCGAGTGGCGGAGCGCGTCCCCGCCGCCCACGCACAACTTCACCACGACGCCCGAGTACCCCACGGGTCCGCACGAGTACGCGCGGGAGGAGGTGCCGCATGCCGCCTGA
- a CDS encoding cytochrome c oxidase subunit 3 family protein produces MPPEAVTEHWGSEDARKQAAYLGMWVFIATEVLLFAGLFTAYGVYRSVYPEVFRAAQLTMDVGLGTLNTFILVTSSIVVALAVHAVREDRPGLGGALLLVAALLGVVFLVVKGVEYAHHVRDGGLPGDAYRFTEVPRVGASLFFTLYYLLTGFHALHVTVGVSVLTVLGVRSASGTFGAGYATPVELGGMYWHLVDVIWLFVYPILYLS; encoded by the coding sequence ATGCCGCCTGAGGCCGTGACGGAGCACTGGGGTTCCGAGGACGCGCGCAAGCAGGCGGCGTACCTGGGCATGTGGGTCTTCATCGCGACGGAGGTGTTGCTGTTCGCGGGGTTGTTCACGGCCTATGGCGTGTATCGCTCGGTGTACCCGGAGGTGTTCCGGGCGGCGCAGCTCACGATGGACGTGGGGTTGGGCACGCTGAACACGTTCATCCTGGTGACGAGCAGCATCGTGGTGGCGCTCGCGGTGCACGCGGTGCGGGAGGACAGGCCGGGGCTGGGCGGAGCGTTGCTGCTGGTGGCTGCGCTGTTGGGAGTCGTGTTCTTGGTGGTGAAGGGCGTGGAGTACGCGCACCACGTGAGGGACGGCGGGCTGCCCGGGGACGCGTACCGGTTCACGGAGGTGCCGCGCGTGGGGGCGAGCCTCTTCTTCACGCTGTACTACCTGCTGACCGGCTTCCACGCGCTGCACGTGACGGTGGGCGTGAGCGTGTTGACGGTGCTGGGCGTGCGGTCCGCGTCGGGGACGTTCGGAGCGGGGTACGCGACGCCGGTGGAGCTGGGTGGCATGTACTGGCACCTGGTGGATGTCATCTGGTTGTTCGTCTATCCCATCCTGTATCTGTCATGA